The Acropora muricata isolate sample 2 chromosome 5, ASM3666990v1, whole genome shotgun sequence genome includes a window with the following:
- the LOC136917929 gene encoding glyoxalase domain-containing protein 5-like isoform X2, translating to MGGICKSGVPAKKQEKSFSVSRIDHLVLTVKDIDATVTFYSQVLGMDKVAFGEGRTALAFGNQKLNLHQKGKEFEPKAANPTPGAIDICFITEKPIQSVVKNLESLDITVEEGPVKRTGANGPITSVYFRDPDKNLIEVSKYNHDVG from the exons ATGG GTGGCATTTGCAAATCTGGAGTGCCAGCCAAAAAACAAGAGAAATCATTCTCTGTTTCTCGCATCGACCACTTGGTGTTAACAGTTAAAGACATAGATGCCACAGTTACTTTCTACTCTCAGGTGCTTGGCATGGACAAAGTGGCATTTGGTGAAGGAAGAACAGCTCTTGCATTTGGTAATCAAAAGCTTAATTTGCATCAGAAAGGGAAAGAATTTGAACCAAAAGCTGCTAACCCAACACCAGGAGCTATTGATATCTGCTTTATAACTGAAAAACCAATTCAAAGTGTTGTGAAGAACTTGGAAAGCTTAGACATTACAGTAGAGGAAGGACCAGTAAAAAGGACAGGTGCTAATGGGCCAATCACATCTGTGTATTTTAGGGATCCAGACAAGAATCTTATTGAAGTCTCAAAGTATAATCATGATGTTGGTTAA
- the LOC136917929 gene encoding glyoxalase domain-containing protein 5 homolog isoform X1, translating to MIKALRPREYHLHSLRLFREVAVVNQRAFSEDSSLKNGGICKSGVPAKKQEKSFSVSRIDHLVLTVKDIDATVTFYSQVLGMDKVAFGEGRTALAFGNQKLNLHQKGKEFEPKAANPTPGAIDICFITEKPIQSVVKNLESLDITVEEGPVKRTGANGPITSVYFRDPDKNLIEVSKYNHDVG from the exons ATGATCAAGGCCTTAAGGCCGAGAGAGTATCACTTGCATTCACTGCGTTTGTTTCGTGAAGTTGCCGTGGTAAATCAACGCGCTTTTAGTGAGGATTCCAGTCTTAAGAATG GTGGCATTTGCAAATCTGGAGTGCCAGCCAAAAAACAAGAGAAATCATTCTCTGTTTCTCGCATCGACCACTTGGTGTTAACAGTTAAAGACATAGATGCCACAGTTACTTTCTACTCTCAGGTGCTTGGCATGGACAAAGTGGCATTTGGTGAAGGAAGAACAGCTCTTGCATTTGGTAATCAAAAGCTTAATTTGCATCAGAAAGGGAAAGAATTTGAACCAAAAGCTGCTAACCCAACACCAGGAGCTATTGATATCTGCTTTATAACTGAAAAACCAATTCAAAGTGTTGTGAAGAACTTGGAAAGCTTAGACATTACAGTAGAGGAAGGACCAGTAAAAAGGACAGGTGCTAATGGGCCAATCACATCTGTGTATTTTAGGGATCCAGACAAGAATCTTATTGAAGTCTCAAAGTATAATCATGATGTTGGTTAA